In Arthrobacter sp. QXT-31, one genomic interval encodes:
- a CDS encoding PspC domain-containing protein → MEAGMVRPRSGKVIAGVCAALAARFGISKALVRFGFVLFGLFGVGELVYIALWILIPKER, encoded by the coding sequence ATGGAAGCTGGTATGGTCCGCCCCAGGAGCGGCAAGGTAATCGCTGGCGTCTGCGCGGCGCTGGCAGCGCGCTTTGGTATTTCCAAGGCGCTGGTCCGCTTCGGCTTTGTGCTGTTCGGCCTGTTCGGTGTCGGGGAGCTGGTCTACATCGCGTTGTGGATCCTCATCCCCAAGGAGCGCTGA
- a CDS encoding exonuclease domain-containing protein — protein sequence MSGISFTAIDFETANSHRGSACAVGLVKVRDGHIVDTASWLIKPPPGIDDFDPINVELHGIAEQDVQNAADWEMSLEGILQFVCEDPLVAFDAPYDASVMRKATEHQHLDLPAKDFYCALRLAQDHLTLPRHRLSDVLTALDLPRVERHEPRAHALACAQIVLAIAAEGGFTALDDVWEEPTTTVGKRRRGRRVRTDADPETEPDANFTVVLPDAGPHLIADRAGTADGGWEEGRTVDLLQPGRTEAERPGRTAKRAFSTAAGLLLFALGVAAAVGLAYLTGYTIRFFAAGQTLTAALSLAAAAAAMWAIWASITRGWHRLLPGN from the coding sequence ATGTCAGGAATCAGTTTTACGGCCATCGACTTCGAAACGGCCAACAGCCACCGCGGCTCGGCGTGCGCCGTCGGCCTGGTGAAGGTCCGGGACGGGCACATCGTGGACACGGCGTCGTGGCTCATCAAGCCGCCGCCCGGCATCGACGACTTTGACCCCATCAACGTGGAGCTCCACGGCATCGCTGAACAGGACGTCCAGAACGCCGCCGACTGGGAAATGTCCCTCGAAGGCATCCTGCAGTTCGTCTGCGAGGACCCGCTTGTGGCGTTCGATGCCCCCTATGACGCCTCGGTCATGCGCAAAGCCACCGAGCACCAGCACCTGGACCTGCCGGCCAAGGACTTCTACTGCGCGCTGCGCCTCGCCCAGGACCACCTGACCCTGCCGCGGCACCGCCTCAGCGACGTGCTCACCGCGCTGGACCTTCCGCGGGTTGAGCGGCATGAGCCGCGGGCGCACGCGCTGGCCTGCGCCCAGATTGTGCTCGCGATCGCCGCCGAGGGCGGCTTCACCGCTCTGGACGACGTCTGGGAAGAGCCGACGACGACGGTCGGCAAGCGCCGCCGCGGCCGGCGTGTCCGGACGGACGCTGACCCGGAGACTGAGCCTGATGCCAACTTCACCGTGGTGCTGCCCGACGCCGGTCCGCACCTGATTGCCGACCGTGCCGGTACCGCCGACGGCGGTTGGGAGGAGGGGCGTACCGTCGACCTGCTGCAGCCGGGCCGGACTGAGGCTGAGCGCCCCGGCCGCACCGCTAAGCGCGCATTCAGCACCGCCGCGGGACTGCTGCTGTTCGCGCTGGGTGTGGCGGCCGCCGTCGGACTCGCCTACCTGACCGGATACACCATCCGCTTCTTCGCCGCCGGCCAGACCCTAACAGCTGCACTGTCACTCGCCGCAGCCGCGGCCGCCATGTGGGCGATCTGGGCCAGCATCACGCGCGGCTGGCACCGGCTCCTGCCCGGCAACTGA
- a CDS encoding GYD domain-containing protein, protein MPLYLSKFSYTPETWARLTSSPEDRRKAAKTYIESVGGKLHGFWYSFGSHDGYNLWEAPDNVSMAAVAVAITGGGALASFETTVLLTVEEAMDAMRQAAQIKYQAPGTAQQPEVTVD, encoded by the coding sequence ATGCCCCTTTATCTTTCCAAGTTCAGCTACACCCCGGAAACCTGGGCACGGCTGACGAGCAGCCCGGAGGACCGGAGGAAGGCCGCGAAAACCTACATCGAATCAGTCGGCGGAAAGCTCCACGGATTCTGGTACTCCTTCGGCTCGCACGACGGCTACAACCTCTGGGAGGCACCGGACAACGTGTCCATGGCCGCAGTCGCGGTGGCGATCACCGGGGGCGGGGCGCTTGCCTCGTTCGAGACAACAGTGCTCCTGACCGTCGAGGAGGCGATGGATGCCATGCGGCAGGCCGCACAGATCAAGTACCAGGCTCCGGGCACCGCACAGCAGCCGGAGGTTACAGTCGATTGA
- a CDS encoding alkaline phosphatase D family protein translates to MTALSRRNVLKGAIAAAGAAAVAPSLVVPAHAARPSAVPLVRNRLTLPSGISTGDVTTNSGVLWSRASGAGRLVANLLAVDEGGSPLRGSRAFSRVLRGTAASDATDFTSKIHARDLPPGTRFALTMHFEDREGNAGEAGSGSFSTAPGSKASSVWSRSNGEKKGQSFVWTGDTAGQGWGINEDIGGMRGYAAMLATKPDFFIHAGDTIYADGPIAAQVTERDGQIWRNLVTEEVSKVAETLEEYRGRHRYNLMDRNIRALYAEVPVIAQWDDHETTNNWYPGEILTDARYTERRVDVLAARGRQAWQEYQPIAQLSDGSTGFEPARIYRKITRGPQLDVFCLDMRTYKEPNTDGKEMKLTHILGQEQADWLIREVSKSKATWKVISADLPLGIIVPDGPAAQESLANRDAGAPLGKELEIARVLSAFKRNRVKNVVWLTADVHYCAAHHYSPERAAFQDFDPFWEFVGGPINAGSFGPNQMDGTFGPEVVFSRAGAYAGESPRSGESQYFGHVDLGGDDVFSVTLRNANGTVIFRKDLNPER, encoded by the coding sequence ATGACTGCTCTCTCCCGCCGCAACGTCCTCAAAGGTGCCATCGCCGCTGCCGGTGCTGCCGCCGTCGCACCCTCACTGGTTGTCCCCGCCCACGCGGCCCGCCCGTCCGCCGTCCCGCTGGTCCGCAACCGCCTGACCCTGCCGTCCGGCATCTCCACCGGAGACGTCACCACCAACTCGGGCGTCCTGTGGTCGCGCGCGTCAGGTGCCGGCCGGCTGGTGGCCAACTTGCTGGCCGTCGACGAGGGCGGGTCCCCGCTCCGTGGCAGCCGCGCGTTCAGCCGGGTGCTGCGCGGCACCGCAGCCAGCGACGCCACAGACTTCACGTCCAAGATCCACGCCCGCGACCTGCCTCCGGGCACCCGCTTCGCGCTCACCATGCACTTCGAAGATCGGGAGGGCAACGCCGGGGAGGCCGGCAGCGGCTCCTTCAGCACCGCGCCCGGCTCGAAGGCCAGCAGTGTCTGGTCCCGCAGCAACGGCGAAAAGAAAGGCCAGAGCTTCGTCTGGACCGGCGACACCGCGGGCCAGGGCTGGGGCATCAACGAGGACATCGGCGGCATGCGCGGGTACGCGGCCATGCTCGCCACCAAGCCGGACTTCTTCATCCACGCCGGCGACACCATCTACGCCGACGGCCCCATTGCCGCCCAGGTCACCGAGCGCGACGGCCAGATCTGGCGCAACCTCGTCACCGAGGAAGTCTCCAAGGTTGCCGAAACCCTCGAGGAGTACCGCGGCCGGCACCGCTACAACCTGATGGACAGGAACATCCGCGCCCTCTACGCCGAGGTCCCGGTCATCGCGCAGTGGGACGACCACGAAACCACCAACAACTGGTACCCCGGCGAAATCCTCACCGACGCCCGCTACACCGAGCGCCGCGTCGACGTCCTTGCCGCCCGCGGCCGCCAGGCCTGGCAGGAATACCAGCCCATCGCCCAGCTCAGCGACGGCAGCACCGGCTTCGAGCCGGCCCGCATCTACCGCAAGATCACCCGCGGGCCGCAGCTGGACGTCTTCTGCCTGGACATGCGCACCTACAAGGAGCCCAACACCGACGGCAAGGAAATGAAGCTCACCCACATCCTGGGCCAGGAACAGGCCGACTGGCTCATCCGCGAGGTCAGCAAGTCCAAGGCCACGTGGAAGGTGATCTCCGCAGACCTCCCGCTCGGCATCATCGTCCCCGACGGGCCCGCCGCCCAGGAGTCCCTCGCCAACCGCGACGCCGGTGCCCCCTTGGGCAAGGAACTCGAGATCGCGCGGGTGCTGTCCGCGTTCAAGCGCAACCGGGTTAAAAACGTCGTCTGGCTCACCGCTGACGTGCACTACTGCGCCGCCCACCACTACTCGCCCGAGCGTGCCGCGTTCCAGGACTTCGACCCCTTCTGGGAGTTCGTGGGCGGCCCCATCAACGCGGGCAGCTTCGGACCAAACCAGATGGACGGCACCTTCGGCCCCGAGGTGGTCTTCTCCCGGGCGGGGGCCTACGCCGGCGAGTCACCGCGCAGCGGCGAAAGCCAGTACTTCGGCCACGTGGACCTCGGCGGGGACGACGTCTTTTCCGTCACCCTCCGCAACGCCAACGGCACGGTGATCTTCCGCAAGGACCTGAACCCGGAGCGCTGA